The genomic interval ggaagagaaaagagaaagcatcactttgtgttttattcaaattaatgtattattttgtcATCTTTAAGTAACAACTCTGGAAAGTGTAATGATGAGGTTTGATTTAGGATcgaggaaagaaataaagattgtTCCAGAAACTTCATCCCTTCTTCGAGGAAAGCCACACCTCCTGAGTCCGGCTTTCGGCTGTGATCGGACAGTCATTGTATTTCACTGTGGCACGACTGCAACATAGTGATGAAAGTGAAATGCAATGTAAgaattgtttaaattcataaaaTCGTCACTCACTTTAATCTGTGATCTAATGTTTCTGTCTGCATGGCAAAAATGAGGCACAGTCCTGTAAGAGAGGTTTCAAATCAATGTTAGTCccatttcttcatattttttgccgtttatttgtgtgtctgtgtgtgggtaagtgtgtgtgtatcaccaGGAAAAATGAAGATAAAGAAGGCACTGATTCCTCCGATCACACTGATGACGTCACTCATGTCTGGAACATAGACAGCGATGAGAAGCGTCACAGCGATCCACAGGACGGTCAGAAGGACCCGACAACGGCACTCGAACTCCACCGTAACTATGGAACGTCGCTCCTGGTAACGCAGCACCAACGCCAGGATGACGGTCCTGATTTAAGAGAACAATGTTGTACAGAGGGAGGTGTGTGtcgggatgtgtgtgtgtgtctgataagATACATTTATAGTCTGTGCACCTTCCCAGGAGGAGTATTATGGGATAGATTGTGATAATTGATATCCCAAACAGCAGCCTGGCGATGATCATCACCACATCGTTTCCAGGATACGACATCAGGATATCCGACGCCACGCCCCGTCCGAAAGTGAGGAAACCGAACACTCCTGTCAtcaggacagacagacggttTTTATTCCCTTATACAACCGTGTTAATGACAGGTGATACAGGAGACATTGCAGGTGTCATTACAGGTAATGTCGGTGGCATTACAGAAGATACAGGAGACATTACAGTAGACACAACTGCTGATATCCGAGGTGACATTACAGGTGATAGAGGCGACATTACACATGGCATTACTGCTGACTCACCTGTGAGAGTGTAGATGAGCAGACAGAAAGTCATGGATGTCACAGAGATGAAGACCCAGTGACTGATCTTTTTGTTCTCCATGCTGCTATAAATGGCAATGCAGGCTTCATGGcactaaaccacacacacacacacacacacacacacacagttgataTATCCAGGAGAAAGTGTAATAAATATACCCGAATTAAAGGTCAAACAGAATCTCGAATCTCACCTGGAAGCCGAAGCAGATGGTGGGAACGACGCTGAACATGGAGGCCCACGAGTCTAACCTGCAGCACAGACACTCAATATTTTAGATGTTTTCACTGATAAGAAACGGATtggaaaatgtctgaaaaaaatCTCTCGTCTTTAAGGAGACATGCgtggaaagagtctccagtgtgagctctgtgtttCAGTCAGATGTGAAGCTGGAACTtggaagttctccacatcttcaggacagacgagtttacacttctgtgtgtttctcagtaacatgtgGAACAAACTGGGTTTAATTTCATAATCTTATTAACATAAAGatggagaataaagagagactacTGAGGGAACCACTGTTTATAGCTGAGAGaacagaagacacacacacacacacacacacacacacaccattgttgAAGAGCTCACTCTGGTAACAACAAAAATCTTCTGAAACAGAACAAATTCATGACACTTCAGTGTCCTTCAGTCGTTCTTCTGTAGAAACATTTAAAGCTTTATCCGAGTAGATTTTTTCCTTCAAAACTAAGAAACTAGACCaatttgtttaaacattaaatattaaaactaaaattTACATTCAAAAATTTTAAGAAAATTGTAATCAAGAGGTTTTTTGATCTTTGGCTCATGTCCACACTCACCCTGTGTGTTGAGGACGGAGATCAGCCTTGTGCTCCCCTTTCAGGTAATATTTAACGATTACAGCCACGCTGAGGTACGTAGCAGCCAGAGTCCCTAATACACTgcatttcacatacacacacacacacacacacacacacacggtaatcATCTCTTAAAgaaattaacaattaattaaagTAATATTACACGGAGTTCACTCTGATAGACACCTGGTGTATTTCTGGATGCTGA from Tachysurus vachellii isolate PV-2020 chromosome 1, HZAU_Pvac_v1, whole genome shotgun sequence carries:
- the slc38a8b gene encoding putative sodium-coupled neutral amino acid transporter 8; amino-acid sequence: MEELARESIRSISLLYKPARDTDAQRLGSFGAVFIMLKSALGAGLLNFPWAFEKAGGVSRAISVEMVSLIFLISGLVILGYASSISRQSTYHDVVKEVCGRRIGYLCEICFVFNLFMISVAFLVVVQDQLEKLCLSVYEMVTGANMMPYHWYTDQSFSLFIVCLIIILPLSIPKEISIQKYTSVLGTLAATYLSVAVIVKYYLKGEHKADLRPQHTGLDSWASMFSVVPTICFGFQCHEACIAIYSSMENKKISHWVFISVTSMTFCLLIYTLTGVFGFLTFGRGVASDILMSYPGNDVVMIIARLLFGISIITIYPIILLLGRTVILALVLRYQERRSIVTVEFECRCRVLLTVLWIAVTLLIAVYVPDMSDVISVIGGISAFFIFIFPGLCLIFAMQTETLDHRLKMFLTGWGVVTVVVGTFIFGQSTTIAVMELAHKA